The region GCCGCCAGGAGCTGGCGGACATCCACGCGGCCGCGGCCCGGCTCGCGCGGCTCGAGGCGGCCGAGATCGCGCCGCCGGCCGCAGCGGACTCGCTTCCGCCCGATTCCCTTGCCGCACAGCGCGACTCGCTCCGCTTCCTGCCGCCGCTGCCGGAGCCGCGGCGGCGCATGGGCGAGCCGGACATCCTGTCCGGCGTGATCGGCGACCGTGCCGATCTCGGTGTGCAGATCCGGGGCATGGCCAACATGGGCGGTGCGTGGTCGCGCGTCAGCCCGTGTGATCCGAGTGTCCAGTTCACCTGCAAGCCCGGTATGTTCCCCGAGCTGCGCCCGGACATCGAGTTCGGCATCCGCGCGGGCGGCACCGTGTCCGACCGCGTGCACGTCGACATCGATTACGACCAGACGCGCGAGTTCGACGCGGCCAACAACATCAATGTGTACTATCAGGGTCTCCAGGACGAGATCCTCCAGCGCGTCGAGTTCGGCGATGTCTCGATCCGCCTGCCGACGTCCAGCTACCTGACGCGCGGTGTGCCCGCGGGGAATTTCGGGCTGATGGCCGCCGCGCAGGTCGGCCCGCTAGAGGTGCAGACGGTGTTCGCGCAGCAGAAGGGCGACGTCAGCACGAAGGAGTTCCGTCTCGGCACCGGTGGCCAGGCGGGTGTCGAGCAGGACGCCGAGATCGTTGTCGATGACGCCGATTACGTGCAGGGCCAGTTCTTCTTCCTCGTCCCGCCATCGGACCTGGCGCAGGCGCCGCACATCGATGTTCTCGGTCTCCAGGGCGCGGACGCGCCGCCGAGCGTGCGGCCGGGCGTCGGCGCCGGGATCCAGATCTATCGCGACGAGCGGCTGGGCGGGCAGTCCGCCGGTCAGCCCGGCTACTTCCTGGCCGAGGCCACGCCGCCGACGGGTACGGAGCGCCATACCGGCACGTTCCGCCGGCTGGTGCAGGAGCAGGACTACTTCATCCATGCGAGCGGTCTCTGGATCATGCTGCGCTCGCCGCTGCGCGCGGACGAGGCGCTCGCTGTGTCGTTCGTCACGGAGACGGGTGACACGGTCGGATACATGAATGCGGAGAGCGCGCCGGCCGGCGTGACGCCGCGCCTGCGCCTGCTGCGCGGCCCGGTCGCCACGCATCAGCCGGGCTCGGGCACGTGGGAGATGGAGCTGCACCAGGTCTACCGCCTCGACAGCTCGAGTGACGTGGACCTGAACCAGGTCGAGCTGACGATCTCGCTCGGCGCCGTCGCAGGCGGTCAGACGTTCCGCGACGTGGCGGGTGGGCGTATCCCGCTGCTCAGGTTCTTCGGCCTCGACGAGGAGTCGCCGGCCGATCGCATCGATGAAGCGCAGATCTTCCAGCCCGCGCGCGACGGCTTCGGCACCAGCACGGGCACGTCGATCGGCGGCACGTACATCGTGTTCCCGACACTGCGTCCATTCGCGGAGCCGGGGCCCGTACCGAGCGAGCAGCTGAGCGCGGCGGACGTGGCGCTCGAGCTGGGCGCGGACGCCAACAATGCGATCTACGAGGAAGTCGATCCGGTCAACCGCGCGGCGTCAGCGCGGTTCCAGCTGAACCTCAAGTATCGTGTGAAGGTGGATGGCGTGGTGTCTTCGTTCAGCCTGGGCGCGTTCGGCCTGCGCGAGGACAGCGAGCGACTCTATCTCGGCAACCGTCGGCTGGAACGCGGCATCGATTACAACATCGATTACGAGATCGGCACCGTGTCGCTCACCGACCCGCAGGCGCTGTTCGCGACGTCGCCGGGCGCGGAGCTGCGCGCGACGTGGGAGCAGAAGCCGCTGTTCAGCATCGCGCCGACCAGCGTGTTCGGCACGGCCGCACGCTATGCGGTGGGCACGCGCGGCGAGCTCAACTTCGTGGGTCTGTACCAGGCCGAGCAGTCGCTGATGTCGCGGCCGCAGCTCGGTGTCGAGCCGGGCACGGCGTTCCTCGGCGGTGTGAGCGGCCGGTTCGACCTGGGCGGCGCACTGCTCGACCGCGCGCTCGGGGGCATGCGCAGCACGCGACCGTCCGCTGTGTCGCTGACGGGTGAGGTCGCGTTCTCGATGCCGAACCCGAACCGCGAGGGCCAGGCCTACCTCGACGACTTCGAGAGCGCCGACGAGGTAGCGCTCGGGCTGCGGCGGCAGGACTGGAAGCTCGGCTCCGCGCCGCAGAGCACGCAGGGCGATGGCGGCATGCTGCCGTTCGTCATGGACGCCACAACGGCCGCGCCGCTCGTGTGGCAGCACGACTTCTATCAGGATGGCGGTGTGCGCGGCGCCCTGATGGCGTCGACGCAGATCGATCGCGGCATCAACGTGTTCGGCACGGACCGTCCCGAGCAGGTGATGTGGCTCACGTTCGGACGCGGTCCCGGTCAGTCGCCGCTGCCGCCGCCGACGGACGACCGGCGCTGGCGCTCCATGACGACGCTGCTTTCCACCACGGGACGCGACATGTCGCGTTCGGAGTACCTGGAGTTCTACGTCAGTGCCGGCGACCAGGAGCCACTCGCGCTGATCTTCGACATCGGTACGGTGGGCGAGGACGCGTTCTACGTGGACTCGCTCGGCAACACGAACGGCGTGTATGCCGACGGCCGCACGTGGGGCCTGGGCGAGCTGGATGAGGAAGCGCGCCTGGTCGACCGCGAGGTGTGGGGCACCGACCGCGACCGGATGGGCTTGTGGGACCAGGAGTGTCTTGCGGAGCCGAACGTGGTGTATCCGTTCGGCGATCCGCGCGCGAACTGCACGCGCGGCAACGGCCGGCAGGACACGGAAGATCTGAACGGCAACGGCATCCTGGACGCGGACGACGGTCAGTACTTCCGCTATGTCGTGCGCCTGGATGAAGCGAGCGAGTACCTGGTGCGTGACACGGCCGCGACGGGCACCGTGTTCCGGCTGTACCGCATTCCGCTGCGCACGGGCGATCCGGTGAACGGCGCGAGCGATGCGACGTGGCGATTCATCCGGCACCTGCGCATGACGATCGCCGGCGAGCCGCAGACGACGCGCGTGATGTCGGTCGCACGCATGCGCATCGTCGGATCGCGCTGGACGAAGCGCGATGTGCACGGCGTGCGGCGCGGCCTGCTCGAGAACGAGCCCGGTCTCGGCGCCGGTATCACCGAAGTGCGTGTCGGTCCGGTGAGCGCCGTGACGGATGGTGCGGCGTACCGTCCGCCGCCGGGCGTGGGCGAGCGCGCGCAGGACCCGAACCAGCAGTTCGACAGGAACGGCATCGAGATCAACGAGAAGAGCCTGCGCCTGGCGTATAGCGACCTCGATGCGGGCGACCGCGCGGAGGTCTACTACCGGTACCCGCAGCAGCCGCGCAACCTGCTCACTTACCGCGAGCTGCGGCTGTGGGTAGTGCCGCGCGAGGGCAGCTGGGGGCCGGACGGCGATGAACGCTTCACCGTGCGCATCGGCAGCGACCCGCAGAACTTCTACCTGTACCAGTCCAGGCTGACGCCCGCGACGGGTGACCGGCCGGTGACGGCGACCGACTGGATGCCGGAGATCGTCATCGACTTCCAGCAGTGGTTCACGCTGAAGGCGCAGGCGGAACAGCTGCTGATCGAGCGCGGGCCGAGCCCCACGGGCGTCGATACGGTGTGGAGCGCGGACAGCACGTACGCGATCGTGCTGCAGGACCGCGCGCGCGCACCGAACCTGGCCGCGGTGCGCGAGCTGGTGTTCGCCGTGTACAACGGTGGCGCGACGCCGACGTCGGGCGAGGTCTGGATCAACGACATGCGGATCGGCGTCCCGGACCGCGAGATGGGCGCGGCGGGCAACATCGCGCTCAACATGAATGCGGGCGATTTCGTCAGCGCGAACGTGACACTGTCGAACCAGGGACCGCTGTTCCGTCAGCTGAACGAGAACCCGAGCTACGTGTCGGGCTCCAGCCTGTCGTTCGGCGCGGACGCGCGGCTCGACAGGATCCTGCCCGCGCGCTGGGGCCTGGACATGCCGTTGTCGGTGACGCACACGCAGACCGCGCAGACACCGACGTTCCTGTCACAGACGGACGTACAGGCCGATCGGCTCCCGGGCCTGCGCGAGGCCGGGTCCGGCGTCACGCGCGTCGGCCTCCGCATCAGCAAGCGCACGCCGAGCCCGAACCCGTTCGTGAGCATACTGCTCGACGGCTCGGCGCTGCGGTTCGCGTATACGACATCGGACAACCGCTCGATCACGTCGACCTCGGAGGCCAGCGGTTTCTCCGGCGACTACACGTACCGGCGCGATCTGGCGCCGCGCACGTTCACCGCGGTACCGGGGGTCATCGAGACGGTGCTCCGTGCGATCGCACCCGAGCGCGTAGAGAACAGCGCGATGTTCTCGCGGCTGGTCGGCTCGCAGTTCCGGTGGAGTCCCGCCGCGATCTCGTTCGGCTCGTCGTACAACGACCAGATGTCGCGCTCGTATCGATACGACAGGATCCTCGCGCTGCCGGGCGACACGAGCATCAACGCCATCGAGTCACCGCGGCAGGGCCTGCGCAACGATGCGCAGCTGACGCTCAGGCCGTTCGCGCCGCTCAGCCTGAGCGTCGGTGTGGCGAGCGTGCGCGACTTGCTCGATGCCGAGCGCTCATCGACGCGGCCGCTGGAGCTGGACGCACTGAACCGCGCGCGCTCGAGCCTCGGCGGCATGGATGTCGGCTGGGAGCGGTCGCGCAACCTGAGCAGCACGCTGACCTACCGTCCGGAGATCACGTCCTGGCTGCGTGCGGAATACACGTACACGTCGCGCTACGGCACGGACCGCAATCCGTCCTATCTCGAGCTGACGGCCCAGGGTGCGGACACGACGGCGGAGATGCAGCGCCGCTTCGAGGGGCAGCGCCAGATCGGCCGACGCTTCACCCTCCAGCTTCCCGGCCTCGCCCGCGCGATGGGTCTCGACACGACCGGCATCGCGTCGCGACTGCTGCGGCGCATCGAGGTCGTCGACCTGAACTGGCGCAGCACGCTGTCATCGCAGTTCGAGCGCCAGTCGTTCCTGCCCGGGTACGGCTACCAGCTGGGGTTCGGCAGCCTGGACAGCTACACGTACATGGGCGCGGACACGGCATCGCGCGCGCAGCAGCGCGGCGAGTTCCGTGCGGCGTCGGGTCTCCGCATCATTGGCAGCCTGCGGCTCGACATGAGCTATCACGATGCCGATACGGAAGTGTTCGACGCGCGCGGCGGCGCGCGGCTCCAGCGTGAGGTCGGCTGGCCCAAGGCGGCGCTGCAATGGCGGCCGCAACAGGTGCACGAGCGGTTCGGCGGCTTCATCACGTCGTTCTCGACGACGGCCGGCATCGAACGCATCGAGCGCACGACCGACTACACCGGACAGGAGAACCAGCTGCGTGGCGCGACCGAGCTGCGCTTCCCGTTCTCGATTTCCGTCGGTCTGCCGCGCGCGTTCCTCGCGACGTATCGCGGCTCGTATTCGACGGGTGAGACGCTCGACCCCACGGGCGGCGCGGAGTCCGGCGGATTGCAGCAGGACCTGTCGCTGTCGGCGACGATCCCGGCCGGACCGCTGGCCGGTCGACTGGACGGCCCGATCTCGGCGACCCTGACATTCTCGCAGCAGGGTCAGCGGCAGTGCCGCTACAC is a window of Longimicrobiales bacterium DNA encoding:
- the sprA gene encoding cell surface protein SprA, giving the protein MRYCVSGLLLLGSLLAGPSLHAQQRPAVGIALDPTPLELPAFRIAPLDALFVTKPFATWLDEWTSATRALLAREERERLLSNRTASRQELADIHAAAARLARLEAAEIAPPAAADSLPPDSLAAQRDSLRFLPPLPEPRRRMGEPDILSGVIGDRADLGVQIRGMANMGGAWSRVSPCDPSVQFTCKPGMFPELRPDIEFGIRAGGTVSDRVHVDIDYDQTREFDAANNINVYYQGLQDEILQRVEFGDVSIRLPTSSYLTRGVPAGNFGLMAAAQVGPLEVQTVFAQQKGDVSTKEFRLGTGGQAGVEQDAEIVVDDADYVQGQFFFLVPPSDLAQAPHIDVLGLQGADAPPSVRPGVGAGIQIYRDERLGGQSAGQPGYFLAEATPPTGTERHTGTFRRLVQEQDYFIHASGLWIMLRSPLRADEALAVSFVTETGDTVGYMNAESAPAGVTPRLRLLRGPVATHQPGSGTWEMELHQVYRLDSSSDVDLNQVELTISLGAVAGGQTFRDVAGGRIPLLRFFGLDEESPADRIDEAQIFQPARDGFGTSTGTSIGGTYIVFPTLRPFAEPGPVPSEQLSAADVALELGADANNAIYEEVDPVNRAASARFQLNLKYRVKVDGVVSSFSLGAFGLREDSERLYLGNRRLERGIDYNIDYEIGTVSLTDPQALFATSPGAELRATWEQKPLFSIAPTSVFGTAARYAVGTRGELNFVGLYQAEQSLMSRPQLGVEPGTAFLGGVSGRFDLGGALLDRALGGMRSTRPSAVSLTGEVAFSMPNPNREGQAYLDDFESADEVALGLRRQDWKLGSAPQSTQGDGGMLPFVMDATTAAPLVWQHDFYQDGGVRGALMASTQIDRGINVFGTDRPEQVMWLTFGRGPGQSPLPPPTDDRRWRSMTTLLSTTGRDMSRSEYLEFYVSAGDQEPLALIFDIGTVGEDAFYVDSLGNTNGVYADGRTWGLGELDEEARLVDREVWGTDRDRMGLWDQECLAEPNVVYPFGDPRANCTRGNGRQDTEDLNGNGILDADDGQYFRYVVRLDEASEYLVRDTAATGTVFRLYRIPLRTGDPVNGASDATWRFIRHLRMTIAGEPQTTRVMSVARMRIVGSRWTKRDVHGVRRGLLENEPGLGAGITEVRVGPVSAVTDGAAYRPPPGVGERAQDPNQQFDRNGIEINEKSLRLAYSDLDAGDRAEVYYRYPQQPRNLLTYRELRLWVVPREGSWGPDGDERFTVRIGSDPQNFYLYQSRLTPATGDRPVTATDWMPEIVIDFQQWFTLKAQAEQLLIERGPSPTGVDTVWSADSTYAIVLQDRARAPNLAAVRELVFAVYNGGATPTSGEVWINDMRIGVPDREMGAAGNIALNMNAGDFVSANVTLSNQGPLFRQLNENPSYVSGSSLSFGADARLDRILPARWGLDMPLSVTHTQTAQTPTFLSQTDVQADRLPGLREAGSGVTRVGLRISKRTPSPNPFVSILLDGSALRFAYTTSDNRSITSTSEASGFSGDYTYRRDLAPRTFTAVPGVIETVLRAIAPERVENSAMFSRLVGSQFRWSPAAISFGSSYNDQMSRSYRYDRILALPGDTSINAIESPRQGLRNDAQLTLRPFAPLSLSVGVASVRDLLDAERSSTRPLELDALNRARSSLGGMDVGWERSRNLSSTLTYRPEITSWLRAEYTYTSRYGTDRNPSYLELTAQGADTTAEMQRRFEGQRQIGRRFTLQLPGLARAMGLDTTGIASRLLRRIEVVDLNWRSTLSSQFERQSFLPGYGYQLGFGSLDSYTYMGADTASRAQQRGEFRAASGLRIIGSLRLDMSYHDADTEVFDARGGARLQREVGWPKAALQWRPQQVHERFGGFITSFSTTAGIERIERTTDYTGQENQLRGATELRFPFSISVGLPRAFLATYRGSYSTGETLDPTGGAESGGLQQDLSLSATIPAGPLAGRLDGPISATLTFSQQGQRQCRYTMIAEAEGCIAFLDFGTRSANLFVESRIREITVGMQGNYVARQNHVGTRNTSSQFQLGFYGRFNVDAGRLPDRFR